A single window of Colletotrichum higginsianum IMI 349063 chromosome 8, whole genome shotgun sequence DNA harbors:
- a CDS encoding Tricarboxylate transport mitochondrial: MVAQSDGKTSPLLSLGAGGIAGGVEAACTYPFEFAKTRVQLYGHQKGTRNPFAIVLRVARDEGLPALYKGCSTMIVGSIGKDAVRFVAFDSIRSVLEDKETRTLGPAQSIASGMVAGVVSSTVIVTPSERVKTALIDDAKTTRRFRGALDCIATLTREQGVLKALWRGYVTTTLKQIGTTGFRLGSYSIIKDFERTRGVSPEGPVMSFANGALAGTVTTLATQPFDTVKTKAQRANAVGTMESFRAIMAEDGVRGLWRGTVMRLGRTVLAGGILFMANEQAMKGLKLLTGR, from the coding sequence ATGGTCGCCCAGTCGGACGGAAAGACTTCGCCGTTACtctccctcggcgccgggggcatcgccggcggcgtcgaggccgcctgCACATACCCCTTCGAGTTCGCCAAAACGCGGGTGCAGCTCTACGGGCACCAGAAGGGCACGCGGAACCCGTTCGCCATCGTCCTGCGCGTCGCgcgcgacgagggcctgcCGGCGCTGTACAAGGGCTGCAGCACCATGATCGTCGGCTCCATCGGCAAGGACGCCGTCCGCTTCGTCGCCTTCGACAGCATCCGCTCCGTCTtggaggacaaggagacgcGCACCCTGGGCCCCGCGCAGAGCATCGCGTCCGGCATGGTGGCCGGCGTCGTGAGCAGCACCGTCATCGTGACGCCGAGCGAGCGCGTCAAGACGGCGctcatcgacgacgccaagaCGACGCGGAGGTTCCGGGGCGCCCTCGACTGCATCGCGACCCTCACGCGCGAGCAGGGCGTCCTGAAGGCCCTGTGGCGGGGCTACGTGACCACGACGCTGAAGCAGATCGGCACCACGGGCTTCCGGCTCGGCAGCTACAGCATCATCAAGGACTTTGAGCGGACGCGCGGCGTCAGCCCCGAGGGCCCCGTCATGAGCTTCGCcaacggcgccctcgccggcacgGTGACCACGCTGGCGACGCAGCCGTTCGATACCGTCAAGACGAAGGCGCAGCGGGCCAATGCCGTCGGCACCATGGAGTCTTTCCgggccatcatggccgaaGACGGGGTCAGGGGCCTCTGGAGGGGCACCGTCATGCGGCTGGGCAGGACAGTGCTGGCGGGCGGCATCTTGTTCATGGCTAATGAGCAGGCGATGAAGGGGTTGAAGCTTCTTACGGGTAGATGA
- a CDS encoding Pfs domain-containing protein, translating to MATDPRPRRREDFRIAVLCALQLEYNAATLAFDEFFDEEGDKFGRARGDPNTYTTGRIGKYNVVMALLPSMGTTTSAAAMASFRSSYTELKLAILVGICGGVPSPGTEREILLGDVIISKTVVQYDFGRQLPHQFKPKDTLDDNLGRPKKDIRSLLSKLETERASDFLQRRTNEILTQIQQAAAQAGRKRTRYPYPGAAQDRLFSPDYLHRHHDDADCGCDDTWVCDMAPDASCIELECDVAQLVPRERLEVKKQHDREGDAAKAQEPDIFIGRVGSGNTVMKSGAHRDSIAQKHDLIAFEMEAAGAWDEVPCVVVKGVCDYADSHKNKKWQTFAAATAASTMKALLEQYIQTDSPEGPRTEFTTQRNNEILLWISKEPYEQHHTQTNSEVLEGTGKWLLEDEVFQKWRNENVSSILWLHGIPGSGKSKLT from the exons ATGGCTACCGatccacggcctcggcgccgcgagGACTTTCGCATCGCCGTGCTATGTGCGCTACAGCTCGAATACAATGCTGCTACGTTGGCTTTCGACGAGTTCTTTGATGAGGAGGGCGACAAGTTCGGGAGAGCGCGAGGAGACCCCAATACATACACCACCGGCCGCATCGGAAAGTACAACGTCGTCATGGCTTTGCTTCCCAGCATGGGAACAACTACTTCAGCAGCCGCCATGGCCAGCTTTCGTTCAAGCTACACGGAGCTCAAGCTTGCCATCTTGGTTGGCATTTGCGGCGGCGTGCCTAGCCCGGGAACCGAGAGGGAGATTCTGCTCGGGGATGTCATCATCAGCAAGACGGTGGTTCAGTACGACTTTGGCCGGCAGCTCCCTCACCAGTTCAAACCCAAAGACACTCTCGATGATAACCTCGGCCGACCCAAAAAAGACATCCGCTCGCTTCTGAGCAAGCTCGAGACGGAACGGGCATCCGATTTCCTCCAGCGCCGCACAAACGAGATCCTTACCCAAATCCAACAGGCAGCTGCACAGGCTGGCCGTAAACGGACTCGATACCCTTACCCTGGAGCAGCTCAAGACAGACTCTTCAGTCCGGACTATCTGCACAGACATCACGATGACGCAGATTGCGGTTGCGACGATACCTGGGTTTGCGACATGGCCCCGGATGCATCATGCATCGAACTCGAATGCGATGTTGCCCAACTGGTGCCTAGGGAGCGGCTCGAGGTGAAGAAGCAGCACGACCGCGAAGGCGACGCCGCAAAAGCCCAGGAACCAGACATATTCATCGGCCGTGTCGGATCAGGCAACACCGTCATGAAGTCTGGCGCACACCGCGACAGCATCGCCCAGAAACACGACCTCATCGCCTTCGAGATGGAGGCCGCCGGGGCCTGGGACGAGGTCCcctgcgtcgtcgtcaaggggGTTTGTGACTACGCCGACAGccacaagaacaagaagtGGCAGACGTTTGCGgctgcgacggcggcctccaCGATGAAGGCCCTTCTCGAGCAGTACATCCAAACCGATTCGCCAGAGGGTCCTAGAACAGAGT TCACAACCCAGCGCAACAATGAGATTCTGCTCTGGATCTCCAAAGAGCCCTACGAACAGCACCACACACAGACCAATAGTGAGGTGTTGGAGGGCACAGGAAAATGGCTTCTCGAGGATGAAGTCTTCCAGAAATGGAGGAACGAAAACGTCTCATCCATTTTGTGGCTGCACGGCATCCCAGGCTCTGGCAAGAGCAAGCTGACGTAG
- a CDS encoding ankyrin-2 ankyrin, with protein sequence MCTLKSCDAMLEFLQRIPYSLEATYTAILKGFSEKNPASQSLIQAALLLVAYSNPPLTVQELCQALSTIDRGTGDPRDNAERTYPEVDETEVLNQCGGFLQKSALTDRIEFSHYTIREFLTSIDPSDSDLSRFSLNEVRVNRMLTSCALRFVCLEDFSRFPGLSLSEETFIQNRHARFPFYRFAALTWHKLADSLQDDAELLSEAMVLFDPTQTPNFKSWGLEVCRHYLFHGSWSAWRDERDASARIDAEDNAGSVCSETTQIVNISTDSAFNTSEGESSKSEPEMVAGNRSIWRWRRHAPRRDWHRGHTRRLARIIRRGDFTPLHMAALLGIEAVCQELINRGENVNRLSRIGTPLHCALGGPFLIACHDMSKQRRPDGWLERLSRRTAELLIRSGADCARSLPSQMYSWETTGALSLKAAEWAGDCELFGLVVRGGAQLHDSDTLVFRTLCRRWSKHKDQDALSMIVSILDLLSSMVAKGEGESAAYLSAFQKSVSETTDIDANLACSGGISDDMMISEMWKAIEEDNLNVLKEKMNNPRCAGILQGDAVTGLLESAVAFLSITCLDYLLTRYADNEGLDDRKATMVLNCITHRSGDVLVCLLKHGSKTTQAGHEGNTVWHLAARFPGIHELLKCLLAHVDPEECAKALRAVNKAGQTPLAGALLCQCHQQASAIIRQFSGDTSILQSIKPPLSRIVANINQVDVLKELHANNMIQISTIESPLNHLERQATVKVVRELLNTYAYKPSESGRTPLENYMMVTKLRDYKQDVLVALLQADLAQPTEQTTRGIWEYACKILRETLKQSIGTSYVESVKLLRTLIEHGCLESYEQKTGLSGLKEIGLLFGMEKLPSNHDNVSATEDIFILVFDSTTQPTFFQSSNLDVIVLKWAMYYDSMFLFDRLLLAGVDVRKRGTHESNALEFLCSNGSGPNGYRMLVKLIERADKADLDQLTPSGEGLGLLHRLGLVDGHTSKSFGCPSFRSLAPTANTPYPPPKGYSVLGTVGFAQARRPLENAKFSLVQRLLEEQVDCHVPSRSKRASPLGMHISAGYIDTARLILRHGGHTSLREADLYGWTPVAWACAHGYTELLGDMAGAGCPEPIWDFKAQVSLTIWGTPVQLFKDFSALHLAAMASPETVTFLLDGGFATDLDVTAADLSTPLHLATYFSLSDTIRLLVSRGSDINAQTAVGITPLHISVMHQNEPIAALLLELGARHLKTKKGETPLDIAMNKNKKSLMDLISKSLRRIPADQLTTTTTTGDTDRVQRHLMAAMAKAMEDAIEKRNHAACERLLKDGCPPDIKMRSCHTCTALVFALSRKTVSTAIIDTLIAKGASFRGASCAREGIRVSSGRGVRFFEDESSEASFYESCSTSSDSEDEEEPTQRWPIQGSTCLDFLMWENGLSEKVSEWLGLIPDKDMIWLLDNSSAVQVAIDANSPETLEALFSRVSELGTVDGRDFIQELVNEYPTRRTGYRENSPLHDAAEERRTKIARLLLKHGADVDRQNQAQETPLHIAVKEAGRAMVGLLLDHGASLHIREKGGHTPLELAISDAGPETVQLLLDRGARVERNLASDSNFMCESTRMAVSMLRAGVRLDQVGSFGIPIWTPALFSVKLATYVLNSDCGGGLVAGATGRVMWKLVWYVHVIDEGRPMHRSLRLLYRRLGVRAMRQIVELEGDERDEPFSLLCFCAYYGLAEEVKVLVRMGCDIEFEGSVVGTALMAAAHEGRMGIVKLLVLAGARVQYERDGVWQSAVAAAVNFPDVLSWLLVGRYSEQAKIEQPSSCWDRDLQDVVCPWSGYWKGVFPLEGKYARCWGDSMLLWLSRLEKAKRNCRGKVVISHLRDISSQG encoded by the coding sequence ATGTGCACGCTGAAGTCTTgcgacgccatgctggagtTTCTGCAAAGGATCCCTTATAGCCTCGAAGCTACCTACACAGCCATTTTgaaaggcttcagcgagaAGAATCCGGCATCCCAAAGCTTGATTCAGGCAGCTCTACTATTGGTTGCGTATTCGAACCCGCCACTTACTGTCCAAGAACTGTGTCAAGCGTTGTCGACAATAGACAGGGGCACCGGTGACCCTCGAGACAACGCTGAACGAACGTATCCGGAAGTCGATGAGACGGAGGTCCTCAACCAATGCGGTGGTTTTCTTCAGAAGTCAGCACTGACGGATCGTATCGAGTTCTCCCACTACACCATACGCGAGTTTCTCACCAGCATTGACCCATCCGATTCCGACCTCTCCAGGTTTTCCCTCAACGAGGTTAGAGTCAACCGGATGCTCACCTCGTGTGCTCTACGATTTGTATGTCTGGAAGACTTCTCACGATTTCCGGGGTTGTCTCTTTCCGAAGAAACCTTCATTCAGAATCGACATGCGCGGTTTCCTTTCTACAGGTTTGCTGCTTTGACCTGGCACAAACTAGCGGACAGTTTACAAGATGACGCGGAACTGTTGTCAGAGGCCATGGTGCTTTTCGACCCGACACAGACTCCGAACTTCAAGTCATGGGGCTTAGAAGTATGCCGCCACTACCTATTCCACGGCTCTTGGAGTGCATGGAGAGACGAGCGCGACGCGTCGGCTAGGATAGACGCAGAGGACAACGCCGGCTCCGTCTGTTCGGAAACCACGCAGATCGTCAACATATCAACCGACTCAGCATTCAACACCTCCGAAGGGGAGTCCTCCAAAAGCGAACCGGAGATGGTTGCAGGAAATCGAAGCATatggaggtggaggagacACGCCCCCAGACGGGACTGGCACCGGGGTCACACGAGACGTCTCGCCCGGATCATTCGACGAGGAGACTTTACCCCCTTGCATATGGCCGCTCTGCTCGGGATCGAGGCCGTCTGCCAAGAGCTCATCAATCGCGGAGAGAACGTCAACCGACTAAGCAGAATAGGCACACCTCTGCACTGCGCCCTCGGCGGGCCGTTCCTCATCGCGTGCCACGACATGTCGAAGCAGAGACGGCCGGACGGTTGGTTGGAGCGGCTGTCCCGGAGAACCGCGGAGCTCCTCATCAGGTCGGGGGCAGACTGCGCGAGGTCCCTACCGAGCCAGATGTACTCCTGGGAAACGACTGGGGCCCTGTCTTTGAAAGCCGCCGAGTGGGCGGGCGACTGCGAgctcttcggcctcgtcgtaCGAGGGGGAGCGCAGCTCCACGACAGCGACACGCTCGTATTCCGCACTCTCTGCCGCCGGTGGTCCAAGCATAAAGACCAGGACGCATTGTCGATGATTGTGTCCATCTTGGACCTGCTCAGCAGCATGGTCGCCAAGGGCGAAGGAGAGTCCGCCGCGTATCTGAGCGCGTTTCAAAAGTCCGTCTCGGAAACGACGGATATCGACGCCAACTTGGCCTGCTCCGGAGGCATCTCGGACGATATGATGATCAGTGAGATGTGGAAAGCCATCGAAGAAGACAACCTGAACGTGTTGAAGGAGAAAATGAACAACCCTCGATGCGCTGGGATCCTCCAGGGCGACGCAGTCACCGGTCTGCTCGAATCCGCGGTGGCGTTTTTGTCGATTACTTGCCTGGATTACCTGCTCACACGATATGCGGACAATGAAGGGCTCGACGACCGCAAAGCAACCATGGTACTGAACTGCATCACACACAGGTCGGGAGACGTTCTCGTGTGTCTGCTCAAGCACGGGTCCAAAACGACCCAAGCTGGCCATGAAGGCAACACAGTCTGGCACCTCGCCGCTCGGTTTCCCGGCATCCATGAGCTGCTGAAGTGTCTCCTCGCCCATGTAGACCCCGAAGAATGTGCGAAAGCCCTTCGCGCCGTCAACAAAGCTGGCCAGACCCCCCTTGCTGGGGCCCTGCTCTGCCAGTGTCACCAACAGGCGTCAGCCATCATCCGTCAGTTCTCGGGCGACACAAGCATCCTGCAGAGCATTAAGCCCCCCTTGAGCCGTATCGTAGCCAATATCAATCAAGTCGACGTGCTCAAGGAGTTGCACGCGAACAATATGATACAGATATCAACGATAGAGTCGCCGCTGAACCACCTGGAGCGCCAGGCAACCGTAAAAGTCGTTCGCGAGCTTCTGAACACATACGCCTATAAGCCGTCAGAGTCAGGCAGGACACCTCTCGAGAATTACATGATGGTAACCAAGCTGCGTGACTACAAGCAAGATGTCCTCGTTGCTCTGCTCCAAGCAGATCTGGCACAGCCAACTGAACAGACAACTCGCGGCATCTGGGAGTACGCCTGCAAGATCCTACGCGAGACGCTGAAGCAGTCTATAGGAACGAGTTACGTAGAATCTGTGAAACTTCTCAGAACACTGATCGAACATGGGTGCCTGGAGTCCTACGAGCAAAAGACGGGGTTGTCCGGGCTGAAGGAGATCGGCCTGCTGTTCGGGATGGAGAAGCTGCCCTCCAACCACGACAACGTCTCCGCCACCGAGGACATCTTCATCTTGGTGTTCGACTCCACGACCCAGCCGACTTTCTTCCAGAGCAGCAATCTGGACGTCATCGTCCTGAAATGGGCCATGTACTACGACTCCATGTTCCTCTTCGACCGTCTCCTCCTGGCCGGGGTCGACGTCCGCAAGAGGGGGACGCACGAGAGCAACGCGCTGGAATTCCTGTGTTCCAACGGCAGCGGGCCGAACGGCTACAGGATGCTCGTCAAGCTCATCGAAAGAGCCGACAAGGCGGACCTCGACCAGTTGACGCCCTCTGGAGAGGGTCTGGGCTTGCTGCATCGACTCGGGCTGGTCGACGGCCACACCAGCAAATCCTTCGGCTGCCCGTCCTTCCGCTCcctggcgccgacggcgaacACGCCATACCCGCCGCCCAAGGGCTACTCTGTGCTCGGAACCGTAGGCTTCGCGCAGGCAAGACGGCCGCTGGAGAACGCAAAGTTCAGCCTGGTCCAGCGGCTGCTGGAGGAGCAGGTCGACTGCCACGTTCCCAGCCGATCAAAGCGCGCCTCGCCCCTCGGCATGCACATCAGCGCCGGCTACATCGATACAGCCAGGCTGATCCTCCGTCATGGGGGCCACACAAGCCTTCGTGAAGCGGACTTGTACGGGTGGACGCCTGTCGCGTGGGCGTGTGCCCACGGATACACCGAGTTGCTGGGAGACATGGCAGGGGCCGGCTGCCCGGAGCCGATCTGGGACTTCAAGGCGCAGGTATCTCTGACGATCTGGGGGACGCCGGTCCAGCTGTTCAAGGACTTCAGCGCTCTGCACCTCGCCGCGATGGCTTCGCCGGAGACGGTCACGTTCCTGCTGGACGGCGGCTTTGCCACCGACCTCGACGTTACTGCCGCGGACCTGTCGACCCCGTTGCACTTGGCAACCTACTTTAGCCTGAGCGACACGATCCGGCTGCTGGTGTCTCGAGGGTCCGACATCAATGCCCAGACTGCCGTGGGGATTACGCCTCTGCACATATCCGTGATGCACCAAAATGAGCCGATagccgcccttctcctcgagctcggcgcgcGCCAcctgaagacgaagaaaggGGAGACGCCGCTGGATATTGCCAtgaacaagaacaagaagagcCTCATGGACCTCATCAGCAAGAGCCTCAGGAGAATTCCGGCGGACCAactgacgacgacgacgacgactggtGATACGGACCGAGTCCAGAGACACCTTATGGCCGCGATGGCGAAAGCAATGGAGGACGCCATCGAGAAGCGGAACCACGCGGCATGCGAGAGGCTTCTTAAGGACGGGTGCCCGCCCGACATCAAGATGCGGTCCTGCCACACCTGCACGGCTCTCGTGTTCGCGCTCTCGCGCAAGACGGTCTCGacggccatcatcgacaccCTCATCGCCAAGGGCGCGAGCTTCCGTGGCGCGTCGTGTGCCCGGGAGGGGATCCGGGTTTCCTCTGGCCGCGGCGTCCGGTTCTTCGAAGACGAGAGCAGCGAGGCGAGCTTCTACGAGAGCTGTTCGACATCGTCAGAcagcgaggacgaagaggagccGACGCAGCGCTGGCCGATTCAGGGCTCGACGTGTCTCGACTTTCTCATGTGGGAAAACGGTCTCTCGGAGAAGGTGTCGGAGTGGCTCGGCCTGATCCCGGACAAGGACATGATCTGGCTGCTAGACAACTCGTCCGCCGTCCAggtcgccatcgacgccaaCTCCCCCGAGACCCTGGAGGCCTTGTTTTCTCGCGTGTCGGAACTCGGGACCGTAGACGGGCGCGACTTCATCCAGGAGCTCGTGAACGAATACCCAACCCGCCGGACGGGATACCGCGAGAACTCGCCGCTGCACGACGCGGcggaagagaggaggaccAAGATAGCCAGGCTGCTCCTCaagcacggcgccgacgtcgaccgcCAGAACCAGGCCCAGGAAACCCCTCTGCACATCGCGGTCAAGGAGGCAGGCCGGGCGATggtcggcctcctcctcgaccacgGCGCCTCCCTGCACATCCGCGAGAAGGGCGGCCACacgccgctcgagctcgccaTCAGCGACGCCGGCCCGGAGACGGTCCAGCTGCTCCTCGACAGGGGCGCGCGCGTCGAGCGCAACCTCGCGTCGGACTCCAACTTCATGTGCGAGTCGACGCGGATGGCCGTGTCGATGCTCCGGGCCGGCGTCCGGCTGGACCAGGTCGGCAGCTTCGGCATCCCGATCTGGACGCCCGCGCTGTTCAGTGTCAAGCTGGCGACGTACGTCCTCAACTCGGACTGCGGCGGGGGCCTGGTGGCCGGCGCGACGGGGCGGGTCATGTGGAAGCTCGTGTGGTACGTCCACGTCATCGACGAAGGGAGACCGATGCACAGGTCGTTGCGGCTGCTGTACCGCCGGCTGGGCGTTCGGGCGATGCGGCAGATCGTCGAGTTGGAGGGGGATGAGCGGGACGAGCCGTTCAGTCTCTTGTGCTTCTGTGCGTACTACGGGCTCGCTGAGGAGGTGAAGGTGCTGGTGCGGATGGGCTGTGATATCGAGTTCGAGGGCTCCGTGGTCGGGACGGCACTCATGGCTGCGGCGCATGAGGGACGGATGGGCATCGTCAAGCTGCTCGTCCTCGCAGGGGCCAGGGTACAGTATGAGAGGGATGGTGTCTGGCAGAGCGCTGTTGCGGCTGCTGTAAACTTCCCCGACGTACTGAGCTGGCTCCTCGTTGGGAGGTACTCGGAACAGGCAAAGATCGAGCAGCCTTCGTCTTGCTGGGACAGAGATCTCCAGGATGTAGTCTGTCCTTGGAGTGGATACTGGAAAGGCGTGTTTCCACTAGAAGGCAAGTATGCGAGATGCTGGGGAGACTCTATGCTGCTGTGGCTCTCGCGACTGGAGAAAGCAAAGAGAAATTGCAGGGGCAAGGTGGTGATATCCCATCTGAGAGATATAAGTAGCCAAGGTTGA
- a CDS encoding Pfs domain-containing protein gives MRGVDIRITEDVLTAAASNRRYGDTIMAFLIEKRGFEIEITEGIVVAAVQNESKAIEVTSLLLKQYGSQIHITRDIVLAALWNYGSGAGILKLLLEARGDEIEISADIILAAVDRRTHSPAFQSKLSLLFAERRGQIHVTEDLITAIFCAGYCSEEDLELLLDEFEGELKITEKLLTDVSYTFGDKNKMMALLLDRAKIMDHITDECMETAVYCFDDTIVRKFIDKRGGLMKATGSVVKAALKNSGHSKEVMNLLFNEYGSEIQITPEIVEAAVGKRFGGASVMTLLLDKRGEEIHITDEIVRLAAQGSTDLMSLLLERRGYEIQITNDIVELAARNECCGPEMMMILLEKGGPEVQLTEQGFIYAAANEGGSSSSGAWLLEHLLDQRTKGIQLTEGVVSAAASNHSRGSRLIELLLDSCGDDVKITEEVLKSAVGNEGCGDQVMALLLNGRGDSIHITEEVVRFAVENKDCGNRILEVLFDRYGDDIPITDDIVQIAASNPGCGNKMMAVLLERSRDIKITKNVIKAAIWNWKSGDKVMAATLDNCGDISLQGGEYDDDLQTASLHGHHVIVQMLLDNNADVNAAQGGEYNTALQAASYGGHVGTVQILLNHKADVNAQGGEYNTALHAASYQGHKRIVQMLLDNNADVDAQGGFHGGPLQAAAAGGFVKVVSLIHDKTGIDSDRKNPRFGRTALSYAAGNGHKSIVELLLTNSHVSPFSQDHLRRTPLFWAAQEGHTAIVKVLVARDPTVSDSADHYGSTPLSVAARRGHIAVVRILLDVKSVNIDSRDCFGQTPLCWARKRRLAKMSQLLIETAKQRGIPVEDGQVAPEDGITPHDPSVRACDICTFSISDDHAYHHCPNCNFGDFDICGGCYNQGGRCLEASHELVPGPLSKKG, from the coding sequence ATGCGTGGGGTCGACATTCGAATCACCGAAGACGTTCTCACGGCAGCGGCTTCTAATAGGAGATACGGTGATACAATCATGGCGTTTCTTATTGAGAAGCGCGGATTCGAAATCGAAATCACCGAGGGAATCGTCGTTGCTGCGGTCCAGAATGAAAGCAAGGCTATCGAAGTCACCTCCCTACTTCTCAAGCAATATGGAAGCCAAATTCATATCACTCGAGACATTGTTCTAGCTGCGCTTTGGAACTACGGTAGTGGCGCGGGCATATTGAAGCTGCTGTTAGAAGCACGTGGGGACGAGATCGAGATTTCTGCAGACATCATCCTAGCTGCAGTTGACAGACGTACCCACTCCCCGGCCTTTCAGTCAAAATTGTCCTTACTCTTTGCTGAGCGCAGGGGTCAGATTCACGTTACCGAAGATCTCATAACCGCTATATTTTGTGCTGGATATTGTAGCGAGGAAGACCTGGAGCTGCTTCTTGACGAGTTCGAAGGCGAGTTGAAAATCACAGAGAAGCTCCTTACCGATGTTTCATACACTTTTGGAGACAAAAACAAAATGATGGCGCTATTGCTCGACAGGGCTAAGATTATGGATCACATCACCGATGAATGCATGGAGACGGCCGTATACTGCTTCGACGATACCATAGTACGCAAATTCATCGATAAACGCGGCGGTTTAATGAAGGCCACTGGCAGCGTTGTCAAGGCTGCTCTGAAGAACTCTGGTCACAGCAAGGAGGTGATGAATCTACTTTTCAATGAGTATGGAAGTGAGATTCAAATCACTCCAGAAATTGTTGAGGCGGCAGTGGGTAAAAGATTTGGTGGCGCAAGTGTTATGACTCTACTGCTGGACAAGCGTGGAGAAGAGATTCACATCACCGACGAGATCGTCAGGTTAGCAGCTCAAGGTTCCACAGACCTGATGTCGTTACTTCTTGAAAGGCGTGGGTATGAGATTCAGATCACGAACGATATCGTCGAGCTTGCGGCTAGGAACGAATGTTGTGGCcccgagatgatgatgatactCTTGGAGAAAGGAGGGCCCGAGGTTCAATTGACAGAACAAGGGTTTATTTATGCAGCTGCAAACGAGGGAGGGAGCTCAAGTTCGGGTGCGTGGTTGCTTGAGCACCTTCTCGATCAGCGGACCAAGGGGATTCAACTCACTGAAGGCGTTGTCAGTGCCGCAGCTAGTAACCACTCGCGCGGTAGTCGGCTGATAGAATTACTCCTGGACAGCTGCGGAGACGACGTCAAGATCACGGAGGAAGTCCTCAAATCCGCAGTTGGTAACGAGGGGTGCGGCGACCAAGTAATGGCATTACTTCTCAACGGGCGCGGAGACAGCATCCATATCACTGAAGAGGTTGTCAGATTTGCAGTTGAGAACAAGGATTGCGGCAACAGAATCCTCGAGGTCCTTTTCGACAGGTACGGAGACGACATTCCGATCACCGACGACATCGTCCAGATTGCGGCTTCTAACCCAGGTTGCGGCAACAAAATGATGGCAGTACTTCTCGAGAGAAGTAGGGACATCAAGATCACCAAAAACGTTATCAAGGCTGCAATCTGGAATTGGAAGTCTGGCGACAAAGTAATGGCGGCAACACTCGACAATTGCGGAGACATCAGTCTTCAGGGCGGCGAGTACGACGATGATCTTCAAACAGCTTCACTCCATGGCCACCATGTAATCGTCCAGATGCTCCTTGACAACAATGCAgacgtcaacgccgcccAGGGCGGTGAGTATAACACTGCTCTCCAGGCTGCTTCATACGGGGGGCATGTTGGGACTGTGCAGATACTCCTTAATCACAAGGCAGACGTCAATGCACAGGGGGGGGAGTACAATACTGCTCTCCACGCCGCCTCATACCAAGGTCACAAAAGGATCGTCCAAATGCTCCTTGATAACAACGcagacgtcgacgcccagggTGGCTTTCATGGCGGTCCTCTCCAAGCCGCTGCAGCAGGTGGATTTGTTAAAGTGGTATCCCTAATACATGACAAAACCGGCATTGACTCGGACCGCAAGAACCCTCGATTTGGACGAACAGCCCTTTCATATGCTGCTGGCAACGGTCACAAGTCTAtcgtcgagcttcttctcacAAACAGCCATGTGAGCCCCTTTTCGCAAGACCACCTTAGACGGACCCCGTTATTTTGGGCGGCGCAAGAAGGACATACCGCAATCGTCAAAGTCCTGGTGGCACGGGACCCGACGGTGTCAGATTCCGCGGATCACTACGGCTCGACACCTCTATCTGTAGCGGCTAGGAGGGGCCACATCGCAGTAGTGAGGATCCTCCTGGATGTAAAAAGTGTGAACATCGACTCTCGCGACTGTTTCGGCCAAACACCTTTATGCTGGGCTAGGAAGCGTAGGCTTGCCAAGATGTCTCAGCTTCTAATTGAAACCGCAAAGCAGCGAGGCATACCAGTGGAAGACGGCCAGGTAGCTCCGGAGGACGGCATAACCCCTCATGATCCATCGGTCCGGGCTTGCGATATCTGCACTTTCAGCAT